The DNA segment TCATTACAGGCAGGGTCTTAAAAGAATAATTTGATGTGAGAGAGAGGCCTTCACTTGAATTAGAATCAACAAAGTTAACATTCCTGAAATACACCCCACTGCTTTTCAATAATTCTATGAATGTTGCATTCATGTCAAAGCATTCAGTGCAGGATTCCTTTCTCAATATTGTTGCGTCGACAATTCCTTTCACTTTTAAGTCCTTTAAGTCAAAGTATGGGATGCCCGCATTCCTTACAACAAAGCTTCCATTAACTTTTTCTCCGTAATCCTGAAGCAGTGAAACAATGTTTGCGTCATCTATGCCGCCTGAAATTATTACCGTTGGAACTCTCGTTATATTGAAGTCTTTCACCAATTGCTCTCCTTTAGTGGAATCGAATTCAAACAAGGTATCTTTTGTAACATTAACATCCAGCTGCTTTAAAGCATTCACAAAAGAGTCAAGCTTCGGGCATTCAGCGCAAGAGGAAGCAGCCAGCTGTATTACCTCAATTTCAGGCTTTTCTTGTATTACATTATTCTGGTTGCCCGGCTCAAGCACAGGAGGATTGTTAGGAATACTTCCAATAGAATTAATTGCATTATTCACTTGTATAAGCATGTAAGCCCCAACAATAAGGAGGACAGCAGAAAAAATTATTGCAGCAATAAGAATGCCTTTGGTTTGAGCACCTTCCTTTTCCTCTTTTTTGCCTGCTTCCTCTTTAGGCTTTTCCTGCTCAAATCCCCTTTTATGCCTTTTTTTAGACATCAAAAAAACCTTTTCAAGGAATACAAAAAGACTCCAATTACCTATATTTCCCACTGAAAAAATATATAAAGGGAAAGGTAAAACCAAGGCATAAAGATAGGGAAAGAATAAAAATCTTCCTGGGAAAAAAATAGTTAAATGACTAAATTAAAAGAAAAGAAAAAGGAAATAAAAAGGGAGAAAGGACAAACAAAAATTCCCTGGAGCATAATTGGCGGGATAATTATAGTAATAATAATTGCGCTGGTTGCCTACCTTGCCTTTTTCAATAAGCCTGCCTACGAAGACAAGCATCCTGCAAGGCCTTATTACGGCAACCCCAATGCAAAGGTTTTAGTTGAAGAATTCTCTGACTTTCAGTGCCCTGCCTGCGGTCAAGCATTCATTCTAAACAGCCCGGTAATAGAGGAATTCAAGGACAAAATAAAATTCGAGTACAAGCACTTTCCATTGAATTCACTGCACCCTAATGCATTCCCCGCAGCAGTAGCCTCAGAGTGCGCCTTAGACCAAAACAAGTTCTGGGAAATGTACGAACTCTTATTCAAAAACCAGCAGAACCTAAGCAAGGAAAATCTGCTGAACTTTGCAAGCCAACTGAAATTAAACGAGGAATCGTTCAAGGCATGCATTGAAAGCGGGGTAAAAGACAAATATGTTAATGCAGATAAAGCTGAAGGCGAAAAGAGGAGCGTGCAAGGCACACCAACATATTTCGTGAACGGAAAGAAGCTTGACAACTGGACTCAATTGAAAAGCGAAATAGAAAATGTATTGCAATAAATTTTTATGCTTAAAATTATTTTTGAGGACCCTAAAACCAAAGCCCGTTATTCCGAAC comes from the Candidatus Diapherotrites archaeon genome and includes:
- a CDS encoding thioredoxin domain-containing protein, yielding MTKLKEKKKEIKREKGQTKIPWSIIGGIIIVIIIALVAYLAFFNKPAYEDKHPARPYYGNPNAKVLVEEFSDFQCPACGQAFILNSPVIEEFKDKIKFEYKHFPLNSLHPNAFPAAVASECALDQNKFWEMYELLFKNQQNLSKENLLNFASQLKLNEESFKACIESGVKDKYVNADKAEGEKRSVQGTPTYFVNGKKLDNWTQLKSEIENVLQ